From a single Streptomyces rubradiris genomic region:
- a CDS encoding pirin family protein, producing the protein MPAVTVENPLTLPRVTAPADAVARPVLAVTTAPSGFEGEGFPVRRAFAGINYRHLDPFIMMDQMGEVEYAPGEPKGTPWHPHRGFETVTYIIDGVFDHQDSHGGGGTITNGDTQWMTAGSGLLHIEAPPESLVVSGGLFHGLQLWVNLPAEDKMMAPRYQDIRGGNVQLLTTPDGGALLRVIAGELDGHAGPGVTHTPITMIHATVAPGAEVTLPWREDFNGLAYVLAGRGSVGRERRPIHLGQTAVFGAGGSLTVRADERQDSHTPDLEVVLLGGRPIREPMAHYGPFVMNTREELQQAFEDFRKGRLGTVPAVHGMTEGGM; encoded by the coding sequence ATGCCCGCAGTGACCGTCGAGAACCCGTTGACGCTGCCCCGTGTGACCGCTCCCGCCGATGCCGTGGCACGTCCCGTGCTCGCCGTCACGACCGCCCCGAGCGGTTTCGAGGGTGAGGGATTCCCGGTGCGCCGGGCGTTCGCCGGGATCAACTACCGCCACCTCGACCCGTTCATCATGATGGACCAGATGGGGGAGGTGGAGTACGCGCCGGGCGAGCCCAAAGGCACCCCCTGGCACCCGCACCGCGGCTTCGAGACCGTCACCTACATCATCGACGGCGTCTTCGACCACCAGGACTCGCACGGCGGCGGGGGCACCATCACCAACGGCGACACCCAGTGGATGACGGCCGGCTCCGGCCTGCTGCACATCGAGGCCCCGCCGGAGTCGCTGGTCGTGTCCGGCGGCCTCTTCCACGGTCTCCAGCTGTGGGTGAACCTCCCCGCCGAGGACAAGATGATGGCCCCGCGCTACCAGGACATCCGCGGCGGCAACGTCCAGCTGCTGACCACGCCCGACGGCGGCGCGCTGCTGCGTGTGATCGCCGGTGAGCTGGACGGGCACGCCGGGCCCGGCGTCACGCACACGCCGATCACGATGATCCACGCGACGGTGGCACCGGGTGCGGAGGTCACGTTGCCGTGGCGGGAGGACTTCAACGGGCTGGCGTACGTCCTCGCGGGCCGCGGCAGCGTCGGCAGGGAGCGCCGGCCGATTCACCTCGGCCAGACGGCCGTCTTCGGCGCGGGAGGCTCGCTGACCGTGCGCGCGGACGAGCGGCAGGACTCCCACACCCCGGACCTGGAGGTCGTCCTCCTCGGCGGCCGGCCGATCCGTGAGCCGATGGCCCACTACGGCCCGTTCGTCATGAACACCCGCGAGGAGCTCCAGCAGGCGTTCGAGGACTTCCGCAAGGGCCGCCTGGGGACCGTTCCGGCCGTGCACGGGATGACCGAGGGCGGAATGTAG
- a CDS encoding M18 family aminopeptidase: MSAPSRPSPDAAPSASAARAPLTFDRGHTDDLMSFLAASPSPYHAVANTAERLEKAGFRQVAETDAWDGTHGGKYVLRGGAIVAWYVPEGAEAHTPFHIIGAHTDSPSLRVKPRPDSGAHGWRQVAVEIYGGPLLNSWLDRDLGLAGRLTLRDGSSVLVNVDRPLLRVPQLAIHLDRSVGTEGLKLDKQRHLQPVWGLGDQVGDGDLIAFLEQEAGLTEGSVTGWDLMTHPVEPPAYLGRDRELVAGPRMDNLLSVHAGAAALTAVAASGAPLTRIPVLAAFDHEENGSQSDTGADGPLLGSVLERSVLARGGSFEDRARAFAASVCLSSDTGHAVHPNYAERHDPTHHPRVNGGPILKVNVNNRYATDGSGRAVFAAACEKAGVPFQSFVSNNSMPCGTTIGPITAARHGIRTVDIGVAILSMHSVRELCGADDPFLLANALTAFLEG, encoded by the coding sequence ATGAGCGCACCATCCCGCCCGTCACCCGACGCCGCCCCTTCAGCGAGCGCTGCGCGCGCGCCTCTCACCTTCGACCGCGGCCACACCGACGACCTGATGTCCTTCCTGGCGGCGAGCCCGTCGCCGTACCACGCCGTGGCGAACACCGCCGAGCGGCTGGAGAAGGCGGGCTTCCGGCAGGTCGCGGAGACGGACGCCTGGGACGGGACGCACGGGGGCAAGTACGTGCTGCGCGGCGGCGCGATCGTGGCCTGGTACGTGCCCGAGGGCGCCGAGGCGCACACCCCCTTCCACATCATCGGCGCGCACACCGACTCCCCCAGCCTGAGGGTCAAGCCGCGCCCGGACAGCGGGGCGCACGGCTGGCGTCAGGTCGCCGTGGAGATCTACGGCGGCCCGCTGCTCAACTCCTGGCTGGACCGGGACCTCGGGCTGGCCGGCCGGCTGACCCTGCGCGACGGCTCGTCCGTCCTGGTCAACGTGGACCGGCCGCTGCTGCGGGTGCCGCAGCTCGCCATCCACCTGGACCGCTCGGTCGGCACCGAGGGGCTCAAACTCGACAAGCAGCGGCACCTCCAGCCGGTGTGGGGCCTCGGCGACCAGGTGGGCGACGGCGACCTCATCGCCTTCCTGGAGCAGGAGGCCGGGCTGACCGAGGGCTCGGTGACCGGCTGGGACCTGATGACCCATCCGGTGGAGCCGCCGGCCTACCTCGGCCGGGACCGGGAGCTGGTCGCCGGCCCGCGCATGGACAACCTGCTGTCCGTGCACGCCGGCGCCGCCGCCCTCACCGCCGTCGCGGCCTCCGGCGCCCCGCTCACCCGCATCCCGGTGCTGGCCGCCTTCGACCACGAGGAGAACGGCTCCCAGTCGGACACCGGCGCGGACGGCCCGCTGCTCGGCTCCGTCCTGGAGCGCTCGGTGCTCGCGCGCGGCGGGTCGTTCGAGGACCGGGCCCGCGCCTTCGCCGCCTCGGTCTGCCTGTCCTCCGACACCGGTCACGCCGTGCACCCCAACTACGCCGAGCGGCACGACCCGACGCACCACCCGCGGGTCAACGGCGGACCGATCCTCAAGGTCAACGTCAACAACCGCTACGCGACCGACGGTTCGGGCCGCGCGGTGTTCGCCGCCGCCTGCGAGAAGGCGGGCGTGCCCTTCCAGAGCTTCGTGTCGAACAACTCCATGCCGTGCGGCACCACCATCGGCCCGATCACCGCGGCCCGGCACGGCATCCGCACCGTCGACATCGGCGTGGCGATCCTGTCCATGCACAGCGTCCGCGAACTGTGCGGCGCGGACGACCCGTTCCTCCTCGCGAACGCCCTGACGGCCTTCCTGGAGGGCTAG
- a CDS encoding alkaline shock response membrane anchor protein AmaP, with amino-acid sequence MTPRSILNRSLLGLAGLVLLGGGLLILFAGLDLYRRRGLVPPDGWPLTAPADVLLGSADRTRWSGQGWWWWPAVIAALALVALLALWWLLAQLRRRRPGSLPVGGTPPQEGVELRDRALSDAIAAEAGALPGVDHATVRITGRPARHHTRVGLTLAPGAAPGATLGALCEGPLRTARRSTGRPDPPTEVRLHVTRHKPHRAE; translated from the coding sequence ATGACGCCGCGATCCATCCTCAACCGCAGTCTGCTGGGCCTCGCCGGACTGGTCCTGCTCGGGGGCGGGCTGCTGATCCTCTTCGCCGGGCTGGACCTGTACCGGCGGCGCGGTCTGGTCCCGCCCGACGGCTGGCCCCTGACCGCCCCGGCCGACGTCCTGCTCGGGTCCGCCGACCGGACCCGCTGGAGCGGCCAGGGCTGGTGGTGGTGGCCCGCGGTGATCGCCGCGCTCGCCCTCGTCGCCCTGCTCGCCCTGTGGTGGCTGCTCGCCCAGCTGCGCCGGCGCCGCCCCGGCTCCCTGCCCGTCGGCGGCACACCCCCGCAGGAAGGCGTCGAACTGCGCGACCGGGCGCTGAGCGACGCGATCGCGGCCGAGGCCGGGGCCCTGCCGGGGGTCGACCACGCGACCGTACGCATCACCGGCCGGCCCGCCCGCCACCACACCCGCGTCGGGCTCACCCTCGCTCCCGGGGCCGCGCCGGGCGCCACCCTCGGCGCCCTCTGCGAAGGCCCCCTCCGCACCGCTCGCCGGTCCACCGGCCGGCCCGACCCGCCCACGGAGGTACGCCTCCACGTCACCCGCCACAAGCCGCACCGCGCGGAGTAG
- a CDS encoding thioredoxin-like domain-containing protein, which translates to MTDPAPRRTRVRAPELIGKGGWLNTGDQQYTLADLRGRIVVLDFWTFCCINCLHVLDELRELEEKHRDTLVVIGVHSPKFVHEADHQAVVDAVERYGVAHPVLDDPELATWKQYAVRAWPTLVVIDPEGYVVAQHAGEGHAHAIERLVEELEAEHEAKGTLRRGDGPYVPPEPEPTTLRFPGKALLLPSGNFLVSDTTRHQLVELAEDAETVLRRLGTGTRGFADGGPDQASFNEPQGLALLDDGSVVVADTVNHALRRLELATGEVTTLAGTGRQWWQGSATSGPAREVDLSSPWDVAVFGGKVWIAMAGVHQLWTYDPDGGTVAVAAGTTNEGLVDGPGAEAWFAQPSGLAATADRLWLADSETSALRWVDTDGHVHTAVGTGLFDFGHRDGAAGQALLQHPLGVTALPDGSVAVADTYNHALRRYDPATGEVTTLATDLREPSDAVLVGEDIVVVESARHRLTRLRLPEEAVRVESVAHRTRRAATEVAPGRLRLDVIFQAPAGQKLDTRYGPSTRLLVSATPPELLLKGEGADTDLSRELELNPAVSEGVLHVSAMAASCDDDPATQYPACHVHQQDWGVPLRLTAGGTDRLPLVLAGMDEQ; encoded by the coding sequence ATGACCGACCCCGCACCCCGACGCACCCGAGTACGCGCCCCCGAGCTGATCGGCAAGGGCGGCTGGCTGAACACGGGAGACCAGCAGTACACCCTTGCCGACCTGCGTGGACGCATAGTCGTCCTGGACTTCTGGACCTTCTGCTGCATCAACTGCCTGCACGTCCTGGACGAGCTGCGCGAGCTGGAGGAGAAGCACCGGGACACGCTCGTGGTGATCGGGGTGCACTCGCCGAAGTTCGTGCACGAGGCCGACCACCAGGCCGTCGTGGACGCCGTCGAGCGCTACGGCGTGGCGCACCCGGTCCTGGACGACCCGGAGCTGGCCACCTGGAAGCAGTACGCGGTGCGCGCCTGGCCCACCCTCGTGGTGATCGACCCCGAGGGCTACGTCGTCGCCCAGCACGCCGGCGAGGGCCACGCGCACGCCATCGAGCGGCTGGTCGAGGAGCTGGAGGCCGAGCACGAGGCGAAGGGCACCCTGCGCCGCGGCGACGGCCCCTACGTGCCGCCGGAGCCCGAGCCGACGACGCTGCGCTTTCCCGGCAAGGCGCTGCTGCTGCCCTCGGGGAACTTCCTGGTCAGCGACACCACCCGGCACCAGCTGGTGGAGCTGGCCGAGGACGCCGAGACGGTTCTGCGGCGGCTCGGCACCGGCACGCGCGGCTTCGCCGACGGCGGCCCGGACCAGGCGTCCTTCAACGAGCCGCAGGGTCTCGCCCTGCTGGACGACGGCTCCGTGGTGGTCGCCGACACCGTGAACCACGCCCTGCGCCGCCTGGAGCTCGCCACCGGCGAGGTGACCACCCTGGCGGGTACCGGCAGGCAGTGGTGGCAGGGCTCGGCCACCTCCGGCCCGGCCCGCGAGGTGGACCTCTCCTCCCCGTGGGACGTGGCGGTCTTCGGCGGCAAGGTGTGGATCGCGATGGCGGGCGTGCACCAGCTGTGGACCTACGACCCGGACGGCGGGACGGTGGCCGTGGCGGCCGGCACCACCAACGAGGGCCTGGTGGACGGTCCCGGCGCCGAGGCCTGGTTCGCCCAGCCCTCCGGCCTCGCGGCCACCGCCGACCGGCTGTGGCTCGCCGACTCCGAGACGAGCGCCCTGCGCTGGGTGGACACCGACGGGCACGTGCACACCGCCGTGGGCACCGGGCTGTTCGACTTCGGCCACCGGGACGGCGCCGCCGGCCAGGCGCTCTTGCAGCACCCGCTGGGCGTGACCGCCCTGCCGGACGGCTCGGTCGCCGTCGCCGACACCTACAACCACGCCCTGCGCCGCTACGACCCCGCCACCGGCGAGGTCACCACGCTCGCCACCGATCTGCGCGAGCCCAGCGACGCCGTCCTCGTCGGCGAGGACATCGTGGTGGTGGAGTCGGCCCGGCACCGGCTGACCCGGCTGCGGCTGCCCGAGGAGGCGGTGCGCGTGGAGTCGGTCGCCCACCGCACCCGGCGGGCGGCCACCGAGGTAGCCCCCGGCCGCCTTCGCCTGGACGTGATCTTCCAGGCCCCGGCCGGCCAGAAGCTCGACACCCGCTACGGCCCCTCGACCCGCCTGCTGGTCTCCGCCACCCCGCCCGAGCTGCTGCTCAAGGGCGAAGGGGCGGACACGGACCTGTCCCGCGAGCTGGAACTGAACCCGGCCGTGTCCGAGGGCGTCCTGCACGTCTCCGCGATGGCCGCCAGCTGTGACGACGACCCCGCCACCCAATACCCCGCCTGTCACGTGCACCAGCAGGACTGGGGTGTCCCGCTGCGCCTCACAGCGGGCGGGACGGACCGTCTGCCGCTCGTCCTGGCGGGCATGGACGAGCAGTAG
- a CDS encoding Asp23/Gls24 family envelope stress response protein, with the protein MTDNITSVGGGGGPDTGVSALKGRTGAGAPAETRGRTTIADGVVAKIAGMAAREVPGIYSLGAGMARAFGAMRERVPGGAAGAVTRGVKVEVGERQAAVDLDVVVEYGVSIVDVAGNVRTNVIGAVERMTGLEVVEVNVAVDDVRLPDDEEEAEPDEGRVR; encoded by the coding sequence ATGACGGACAACATCACCAGCGTCGGCGGGGGCGGCGGGCCCGACACGGGCGTGAGCGCGCTCAAGGGCCGTACCGGAGCCGGGGCTCCGGCCGAGACACGGGGGAGGACCACCATCGCGGACGGCGTGGTGGCCAAGATCGCGGGCATGGCCGCCCGCGAGGTGCCGGGCATCTACAGCCTGGGAGCGGGGATGGCCCGCGCCTTCGGCGCCATGCGGGAACGCGTCCCCGGAGGAGCCGCGGGAGCCGTCACACGGGGAGTGAAGGTCGAGGTCGGCGAGCGTCAGGCCGCGGTGGACCTGGACGTCGTCGTCGAGTACGGCGTCTCCATCGTCGACGTCGCGGGCAACGTCCGCACCAACGTCATCGGCGCCGTGGAGCGGATGACCGGCCTGGAGGTCGTCGAGGTGAACGTCGCCGTCGACGATGTCCGGCTGCCCGACGACGAGGAAGAGGCCGAACCGGACGAGGGCCGCGTGAGGTGA
- a CDS encoding class I SAM-dependent methyltransferase: MAVVRDDRGRPARPRSAEQRAVRVIGWDGAPVAHPCAGSPLGALCCCSARGLAAGRARQLGVPPERAEFFQGSLASTGLPSRYADGLVCVDAIGFARDRRAVLEESRRVLKPGARAVLTSGRNRTRPVLPPWKEQAAGTGLILDAEEERQHEPAMWQRLYQLWIEHEAELRAQLGNDQADSMLTEARTRGPALAGRQAVTVALRRPED; this comes from the coding sequence GTGGCGGTGGTACGTGACGACCGGGGGCGGCCGGCCCGGCCCCGTTCGGCGGAACAGCGGGCGGTGCGCGTGATCGGCTGGGACGGTGCTCCCGTTGCCCACCCGTGCGCCGGCTCGCCGCTTGGTGCGTTGTGCTGCTGCTCGGCGCGCGGCCTGGCCGCCGGCCGCGCCCGGCAGTTAGGCGTGCCGCCGGAGCGGGCGGAGTTCTTCCAGGGCTCCCTGGCCTCCACCGGGCTGCCCTCCCGGTACGCGGACGGCCTGGTCTGCGTAGACGCCATCGGGTTCGCGCGGGACCGGCGCGCGGTGCTGGAGGAGAGCCGGCGGGTGCTCAAGCCCGGCGCCCGGGCGGTCCTCACCTCCGGTCGCAACCGGACCCGGCCGGTCCTGCCACCGTGGAAGGAACAGGCGGCGGGCACCGGGCTGATCCTGGACGCCGAGGAGGAACGGCAGCACGAACCAGCGATGTGGCAGCGCCTCTACCAACTGTGGATCGAGCACGAGGCGGAGCTGCGCGCCCAGCTCGGCAACGACCAGGCGGACAGCATGCTCACGGAGGCCAGGACGCGCGGGCCGGCTCTCGCGGGCCGGCAGGCGGTCACGGTTGCATTGAGGCGCCCCGAGGACTGA
- a CDS encoding DUF6286 domain-containing protein has translation MTPDPGPDRSAQRATVPLTKEPAPPGRDVPGGGRGSGRRTRRPWSARRVPAALVAAVVVVAAVAALADVIAVRAGRPAAAWRRHLADALATRPVDDVWMLTGAAVAAAAGVWLLVLALTPGLRHWLPLRRPADCPRLRAALDRDGAAALLRDAATRVPGVGAARVRVRRHRVKARADVRFRDPRQVKEDLTAALDEECDRLALARPPRVAVRVRRRTD, from the coding sequence ATGACACCCGACCCGGGCCCCGACCGCTCCGCGCAGCGTGCCACGGTGCCGCTGACGAAGGAGCCCGCTCCGCCCGGACGCGACGTGCCGGGCGGTGGGCGCGGCAGCGGGCGCCGGACCCGCCGGCCGTGGTCCGCGCGCCGCGTCCCGGCCGCGCTGGTCGCCGCGGTGGTCGTCGTCGCGGCGGTCGCGGCGCTGGCCGACGTCATCGCCGTACGGGCGGGACGCCCGGCGGCGGCGTGGCGACGGCACCTGGCCGACGCGCTGGCCACCCGCCCCGTGGACGACGTGTGGATGCTCACGGGCGCCGCCGTGGCCGCCGCCGCCGGCGTCTGGCTGCTCGTCCTGGCCCTCACTCCCGGTCTACGGCACTGGCTGCCCCTGCGCCGCCCCGCCGACTGCCCCCGGCTGCGGGCCGCCCTGGACCGGGACGGGGCCGCCGCCCTGCTGCGGGACGCCGCGACGCGGGTCCCCGGGGTCGGCGCGGCGCGCGTCCGGGTACGCCGCCACCGCGTCAAAGCCCGCGCGGACGTCCGCTTCCGAGACCCCCGGCAGGTGAAGGAGGACCTCACCGCCGCCCTCGACGAGGAGTGCGACCGGCTGGCCCTCGCCCGTCCTCCCCGCGTCGCCGTACGCGTGCGGCGACGCACCGACTGA
- a CDS encoding RNA polymerase sigma factor: MIERTVPPPPEPGLPVRDLPDGLLAVRAAEGDEDSFAVLVQRHGRPLLALARCMLGDPQDAEEAVQDAFVSAWRRLPEYRHGAEFRTWMHRITVNRCLTMRRRRPSPLPLDAVAEPAAKDAWSQPARFAEQDAATAALCRALGDLAAGQRICWILREVQGLSYKEISQVTRTSEQTVRGRLFRARRSLQEAMSPWR, from the coding sequence ATGATCGAACGCACTGTCCCACCACCACCGGAACCCGGCCTGCCAGTGCGCGACCTGCCGGACGGCTTGCTGGCCGTACGGGCGGCCGAGGGGGACGAGGACTCCTTCGCCGTTCTCGTCCAGCGGCACGGCCGGCCCCTGCTGGCCCTGGCCCGCTGCATGCTCGGCGACCCCCAGGACGCCGAGGAGGCCGTTCAGGACGCCTTCGTCAGCGCCTGGCGGCGGCTCCCGGAATACCGCCACGGCGCGGAGTTCCGTACCTGGATGCACCGGATCACCGTCAACCGCTGCCTGACCATGCGCCGTCGCCGGCCGTCACCGCTCCCGCTGGACGCCGTCGCCGAGCCCGCGGCGAAGGACGCCTGGAGCCAGCCCGCCCGGTTCGCCGAGCAGGACGCGGCCACCGCCGCCCTGTGCCGCGCGCTCGGCGATCTGGCCGCCGGGCAGCGGATCTGCTGGATCCTGCGGGAGGTGCAGGGCCTGTCCTACAAGGAGATCTCCCAGGTGACCCGGACCAGCGAACAGACGGTGCGCGGCCGGCTGTTCCGGGCCCGCCGGTCCCTCCAGGAGGCGATGAGCCCATGGCGCTAG
- a CDS encoding Asp23/Gls24 family envelope stress response protein, translated as MRTGRGSPGGASGEPAPGAGLPPPADRGATVIPDRVVARIATQAARTAQSRRAAVPPERGGPTAPSATAAVRTGSVRLHLALDLPYPTDIPQVCARIRRDVADRVAQLTGLRVGEVTLTVRRLVTAAGTGRGRVR; from the coding sequence GTGAGGACCGGGCGCGGCTCCCCCGGCGGGGCGTCGGGGGAACCGGCGCCGGGTGCCGGTCTGCCGCCTCCGGCCGACCGGGGCGCCACCGTCATCCCGGACCGGGTGGTCGCCCGTATCGCGACCCAGGCCGCGCGCACGGCCCAGTCCCGGCGCGCCGCCGTACCGCCGGAGCGTGGCGGGCCGACGGCACCCAGCGCCACCGCCGCCGTCCGTACCGGGTCGGTGCGCCTGCACCTGGCCCTGGACCTGCCCTATCCCACCGACATCCCCCAGGTCTGTGCGCGAATCCGGCGGGACGTCGCCGACCGGGTGGCCCAGCTGACCGGCCTGCGGGTGGGAGAGGTCACCCTCACCGTCCGGCGGCTGGTGACCGCCGCCGGAACGGGCCGGGGGCGGGTCCGGTGA
- a CDS encoding acyl-CoA dehydrogenase gives MGHYKSNLRDIEFNLFEVLGRDKVYGTGPFEEMDVDTAKSILEEMTRLSENELAESFADADRNPPVFDPETNTAPVPASFKKSYQAFMDSEYWRLGLPEEIGGTTSPRSLIWAYAELILGANPAVWMYSSGPAFAGILFEEGNEVQKHIAKIATEKQWGSTMVLTEPDAGSDVGAGRTKAVQQEDGSWHIEGVKRFITSGEHDMSENILHYVLARPEGAGPGTKGLSLFLVPKYLFDFETGELGERNGVYATNVEHKMGLKVSNTCEMTFGDQHPAKGWLIGDKHDGIRQMFRIIEFARMMVGTKAISTLSTGYLNALEYAKERVQGPDLANFMDKTAPKVTITHHPDVRRSLMTQKAYAEGMRALVLYTASVQDAIQIKEANGEDASAEHALNDLLLPIVKGYGSEKGYEQLAQSLQTFGGSGFLQEYPVEQYIRDSKIDTLYEGTTAIQGQDFFFRKIVRNQGAALNSLAEDIKKFLALGTGGEELAGAREQLAKAAVELEAIVGLMLTDLAATEQDTKNIYKVGLNTTRLLMASGDVVVGYLLLKGAAVAAEKLATASAKDKAFYTGKIAAAKFFAANVLPGVTLARKVAGNVELDLMELDEAAF, from the coding sequence ATGGGGCACTACAAGTCGAATCTCCGCGACATCGAGTTCAACCTCTTCGAAGTACTCGGGCGCGACAAGGTGTACGGCACCGGCCCGTTCGAGGAGATGGACGTCGACACCGCCAAGAGCATCCTGGAGGAGATGACCCGCCTCTCGGAGAACGAGCTGGCCGAGTCCTTCGCCGACGCCGACCGCAACCCGCCGGTCTTCGACCCCGAGACCAACACCGCGCCGGTCCCGGCGTCCTTCAAGAAGAGCTACCAGGCCTTCATGGACTCCGAGTACTGGCGGCTCGGCCTGCCCGAGGAGATCGGCGGCACCACCTCGCCGCGCTCCCTGATCTGGGCCTACGCCGAGCTGATCCTGGGCGCCAACCCGGCCGTGTGGATGTACTCCTCGGGCCCCGCGTTCGCCGGCATCCTCTTCGAGGAGGGCAACGAGGTCCAGAAGCACATCGCCAAGATCGCCACCGAGAAGCAGTGGGGCTCCACCATGGTGCTCACCGAGCCCGACGCGGGCTCCGACGTGGGCGCCGGCCGCACCAAGGCCGTCCAGCAGGAGGACGGCTCCTGGCACATCGAGGGCGTGAAGCGCTTCATCACCTCCGGTGAGCACGACATGTCGGAGAACATCCTTCACTACGTGCTCGCGCGTCCCGAGGGCGCCGGCCCCGGCACCAAGGGCCTGTCCCTCTTCCTCGTGCCGAAGTACCTGTTCGACTTCGAGACCGGCGAGCTGGGCGAGCGCAACGGCGTCTACGCCACCAACGTCGAGCACAAGATGGGCCTGAAGGTCTCCAACACGTGCGAGATGACCTTCGGCGACCAGCACCCCGCCAAGGGCTGGCTGATCGGCGACAAGCACGACGGCATCCGCCAGATGTTCCGCATCATCGAGTTCGCCCGCATGATGGTCGGCACGAAGGCGATCTCCACGCTGTCCACCGGCTACCTGAACGCGCTGGAGTACGCCAAGGAGCGCGTCCAGGGCCCGGACCTGGCGAACTTCATGGACAAGACCGCGCCCAAGGTCACCATCACCCACCACCCCGACGTGCGCCGCTCGCTGATGACGCAGAAGGCGTACGCGGAGGGCATGCGCGCCCTGGTGCTGTACACCGCCTCGGTCCAGGACGCCATCCAGATCAAGGAGGCGAACGGCGAGGACGCCTCCGCCGAGCACGCGCTGAACGACCTGCTGCTGCCGATCGTCAAGGGCTACGGCTCCGAGAAGGGCTACGAGCAGCTCGCCCAGTCGCTGCAGACCTTCGGCGGCTCCGGCTTCCTCCAGGAGTACCCGGTCGAGCAGTACATCCGGGACTCCAAGATCGACACCCTGTACGAGGGCACCACGGCGATCCAGGGCCAGGACTTCTTCTTCCGGAAGATCGTCCGCAACCAGGGCGCCGCGCTGAACTCACTCGCCGAGGACATCAAGAAGTTCCTGGCGCTCGGCACCGGCGGCGAGGAGCTGGCCGGCGCCCGCGAGCAGCTGGCCAAGGCGGCCGTGGAGCTGGAGGCGATCGTCGGCCTGATGCTGACCGACCTGGCCGCCACCGAGCAGGACACCAAGAACATCTACAAGGTGGGCCTGAACACCACCCGCCTGCTCATGGCCTCCGGTGACGTGGTCGTCGGCTACCTCCTCCTCAAGGGCGCCGCGGTCGCCGCCGAGAAGCTGGCCACCGCCTCGGCGAAGGACAAGGCCTTCTACACCGGCAAGATCGCCGCGGCGAAGTTCTTCGCGGCGAACGTCCTGCCGGGCGTCACCCTCGCCCGCAAGGTCGCCGGCAACGTGGAGCTGGACCTGATGGAACTGGACGAGGCCGCGTTCTAG
- a CDS encoding SseB family protein codes for MYGYDQNVGAQQQYAPPQQQMPGGVGGYGQQPPLYPEPSPPSLADAVRAFTTGQMAAEDFQQIFATSKVYCPRGDTPGFLALHNTQQPVIPMFTSLKELRRYAGKESKYFVITGAEVIDLLPTGYGFVLDMEGEHRIVFDAKAVEQMVDFAMRRMYGGG; via the coding sequence ATGTACGGCTACGACCAGAACGTGGGCGCTCAGCAGCAGTACGCCCCGCCGCAGCAGCAGATGCCGGGCGGTGTCGGCGGGTACGGCCAGCAGCCGCCGCTCTATCCGGAGCCGTCCCCGCCCTCGCTCGCGGACGCGGTGCGCGCCTTCACCACCGGGCAGATGGCCGCCGAGGACTTCCAGCAGATCTTCGCCACCTCCAAGGTGTACTGCCCGCGCGGCGACACCCCGGGCTTCCTCGCGCTGCACAACACCCAGCAGCCGGTGATCCCGATGTTCACCTCGCTGAAGGAGCTGCGCCGGTACGCGGGCAAGGAGTCCAAGTACTTCGTCATCACCGGCGCCGAGGTGATCGACCTGCTGCCCACCGGTTACGGCTTCGTCCTGGACATGGAGGGCGAGCACCGGATCGTGTTCGACGCCAAGGCGGTCGAGCAGATGGTCGACTTCGCGATGCGGCGCATGTACGGCGGCGGCTGA